The DNA window GGGCTGACTGCCCTACATACTGTACCCTCATATTCTGTGGCGCTGATCTGGTTTGGATGGGCAGACAGAATGGTATGTGTGAATGTCAACATAGCCCAGCTTATACTGCCCAATGTCAGCACCACCTCCAGACGAAACACGGCTCTTGATAAAAAGCTCCCACTTTATTTTCTGCCGACAGTATTTTCTGTTCATCTAAAACTCCAATTTGGCCAATTAATGAAGGCCACACTGCGTTTCAAACGGCAGCCGGTCAGTGTACGAGCATTCCAATATAATCCGATCTCACTGAAAACACTTGGCAACGGTTTATCGCCCTTATGGTCGCGAGGCATTGCACCTTCTCCCTAGATTGTTTTCACATGGTCCGATGCAGCCTTCATCTATTAATAGAACTATATCAGACTCCTCACCAAAACTCACTTTATTTCCACAGCCAAAGTTGGGAAGACGTCCCTGATTATGTCACTTGTCAGTGAGGAGTTCCCTGATGAGGTAGAGTCGTTTTAACTCGTACCTTTTCATAAGTGTTTGTCATTAGTTATTATTTTTAAGCCCtgatttttcttgtttatttgtatgttttgtgcAGTTTACATAAAGTCTATAGCAGTACATACTTACATCTAGTAGCATGAGAAAGTCTTTTGGgaatagtgtgtgtctgtgtgatggggGAGCAGCCCATACATGGGTCAGACACCTCCTCCCATGAACACActctgtgtattgttgtgtgttaaGGTTCCTCCCCGAGCTGAGGAGATCACCATTCCTGCAGACGTCACACCTGAAAGAGTACCCACACACATTGTGGACTACTCAGGTAGGTCTTAGTAAGCCACAACCTTATTTGTCAAACTGTGGAGATTTCCTTATAGCTAATGTTGTTTCATATCCTCGACTGTGTAGAAGCAGAGCAGTCAGATGAGCAGCTGTACCAAGAGATTTCTAAGGTGAGATGACTATCTCTGGTTcttgtcattttgtttatttgtttttcttttttctttagtatGAGTTTGagttcatctgtgtgtctctgtgtgatgacttttctctgtcattgcAGGCAAATGTCATTTGCATAGTTTACGCTGTAAACAACAAGAAGTCCATTGAGAAGGTTGGACATCCCTGCTCTGTTTATATTCTTATTTAAATGCTCTGCTGATATTGATTTATTGAATGACTGAAACTGCGCAGTAGTTATTGAATGAAAACCTTGCCCCGGGAGTGATTCATGAGTGTGTATCTTTATTACAGGTTACCAGCCATTGGATTCCCCTCATTAACGacagaacagacaaagacagcaggTGTGGCTCTATTTGGGGAGGgatgtcggggggggggggggcggggggggggggggggatggtgcTTAATCAGGAAAATTTACAACCTATTGGTATGTCCTCCGAGAGAATCAAACATAGGGTTAGACAGGAAAGAGACTAATCTGGCTCCGTTTTTATAAGTTCTACGGAGTGCCCTTGAACAAATGAAACTCCCTTTTGAAAGATTCAGCCATGTTTGACAGTTGTTAACGCTACAGCTGTGGAAGAGTACACAGAGCTGTCAGTTAAGTCTGAGAATACAATAGGAAACATGGCTATGATTGGTAGATGATCCATAGTGGAAGAGACCATATGAACACATCACATAAGAAGTGCACATGCAGGTTCGCTCGCTGGTTGAATGGTTTGGCGTGCTGAATTATAATTCAGTAATTTTGTGTATCCAATGGAAAGCGGCGGTTTGGTTGTTTTACACGACGGAGAGCTCTTCAGGGTACATCTGCATCTCTATGCAGTGCTGTTTACTGCTGTTTAAAGCAAGATAAGCCAGTGGGCATCTTTTACGCAAGCCGGGTTTGGAACCAGGAgcaaaaagattaaaatgacGGCAGTATGAACACTGACATGACTGGCGTACTAAATCACTCTTCAGAATGGCTTTAGACGTAGTAGACTAAAAGTTAATCAACATAAATAACCAATTAAAGTGTCAGGGAAATGAACCGAGAGTCAATCCATCAGTCTGACCCGACCACATCAATAATGCAGTGGTGTTGTCTTTGTAGGGTACCGCTGATCCTGGTCGGCAATAAGTCGGACCTGGTGGAGCATAGCAGTATGGAGACCATTCTGCCAATCATGAACCAGTACTCTGACATTGAAACCTGCGTGGAGGTAAGGCAGACACTCAGAACAGGGCATACCCACATTCCTTACAATTATGCATCATGgaaattatattattaaatcCATACATGATGGGTTTTGGGTGTTGGACAGGGAGCTGTAGTATGATGGTGGGAGTCTGATGCTGAGTTGCTGAGTTAGCATTCATTCCGAGAGATCTGACAGGTTCACGGCtccacgcacgcgcacacacacacacacactcagcatgtGCTCAGAGGTAGTGTTGTCATGGAGGACGTTGGCAGGGACTCTTGCGGTTCATGTGATCTGTCCTCCAGGCATCCCCTACAGGCGGGATTGGTTTCCGTCTAAAAGGGGAGACTGGGTCTACGTGGCAAGGTGCACACACTCCAGAGTGTGGACGAGGGCCAGTCTAAATCAGGCCTCATTCATGGAGAGTTTGAAGTCCCTTCAGTTAAAGTGCATCACCTTTATGTGCGTTAGGGGTGTTGCGTTGGTGGTGCCAGTGCTCAGTATTCCTCTCCCCTCAATGTCTGAGTTAATCCGTAACTGTGGAAAGCCTGGTTTAGGTTTTCACAATATTGCcattatttctattttattctattttattttattttagaacaGAGGTCttaagagaaaataagaggGACACAACCCATCTATGAAAACAGAATAATGATTTGAACCAAGTGACACTGTGAATTCACATAATGTATGAGTAATGGCCTGTTTCTTTATTACTGGTCAGAGATGTTAGAGACCAGAGGTCTAAATGTACAACGATTATATCCTTGCTCTTTCTCAGTGCTCGGCGAAAAACCTGAAGAATATCTCTGAGTTGTTTTATTACGCCCAGAAGGCTGTTCTCCACCCGACGGGACCGCTGTACTGcccggaggagagagaggtaagacAGGGTTCCCATTCAGCGTGTGCTGACTCAGCAGCAATGAGAGAAAACTGACGTGAGTCTGTCACtatgttcagaaaaaaatgaacacatgaaacacagtgtGATTTTTCCTTGTGCTCTGAATGCaaaccccccttcccccctccccccaccttaGATGAAGCCTTCCTGTATCAAAGCACTCACCCGTATCTTCAAAGTGTCAGATTTGGACAACGATGGTATTCTCAACGACAACGAACTCAATTTTTTTCAGGTATGAAACTTTTCGTACAGCCCGGTTATAAAGGCTTTTGCTGGgtgtgattaatttttttttgtttgtttgttttttttgtttttgttttttttttgaattggCAAACTTGCCATGATTGGGGTGTAGTCTACAAGGGACTGACTCCCCCAGCAGtgcacacatctgtgtgtgtttgttaattaGCACTCTAACACACCCTGCTTGATTTCGCttcaatctaaaaaaaaaaaaaaagagagagaatatgcgGATGCACTGCAGTTAATATAAATCAATAACattatttgttttccttttctgctcCCTCAGAGGACCTGTTTCAACATGCCGCTGGCCCCCCAGGCCTTGGAAGACGTGAAAAACGTGGTGCGGAAAAACATGACGGATGGAGTGAAGGATAACGGTCTCACTCTGAAAGGCAGGTTGACCTGGAATTTCCCTctgtcagtcactctctctctctctctctgattgtggTGTAAGATAAACTCCACAGAAAACTTATCTGAGATGAGGCTGTGTCCACAGCACTGGCCATTAAGCCTCACACTCCTGCAGGAAAGGGGTGGACCACGGACCACGAAAAAGATCAAATCGCTTTTTTTATGAATCTATGTTTTGTGCGTAAACGCTACTAGACAAATCATGTCAATTGATCACCATTATCTGCTGCTTTTAGCACTTGGTGAGTGAGTGCGTGCTGGGTTTTCATTAGCGGTATTgaaaacagcatgtgtgtgtgtctggcttgACTGCGTGTGTTTACTTTACCTGTGGAAACATTTCTATGTGCTCTTTGCTTGCCAGGTTTCCTGTtcctacacacactcttcatccAGAGAGGGAGGCACGAGACCACGTGGACCGTACTCAGGAGGTTTGGTTACGACGATGACCTGGAGCTTACCCAGGAGTACCTGTTCCCATTGTGAGTACCTCCGTACGCCCCTCGGCTCCcaaatttacattttcaaaaccgATGACATCAGCACGTTCCATCcagttacatttaaatgaactaaTCATGGACTGAAGTCTTAAATGTGTCCGTATGCCGTCCAATAAGAGCGTGCCGTGTTTCTGTATGACACCCTGTGTTCTTTATCCACATACCGTTTGTGCCGTTTGTATATTATTAGATCGTACTTAGATAATCTAATATAAACTGAAAAGGAAGTCTAAAAGCACACGCATGACTCCAAACCCCTCAGGTTTTTATCAAGTATTCAGTCCCGTGTTTACATTTAATCAAGCGTAATCTCACACCGCGTTGATCCGCGCTGATTAATCGGATTTACTCATTTCAACTGCCCAGACGACATAAGGTCAAGCCTTAAGACTGTAACCTAGTTAAGCTGAGTGCCTTTGTGTGACCTGTTACGTTTTTTTGTTCCCCAAGGTTAAAAATCCCTCCGGATTGCACCACAGAACTCAACCATAACGCGTATCTCTTTCTCCAGAGTGTGTTTGACAAGCATGATAAAGTaagttcatgttttgttttgggttttttttttcttttctttttttttttgttagttatGTAAGTCTAATCAAGGCAGGACACTAAAACAGATTATGTTTCCATATGGATGGATAAATTCAGATTAAGGTTTCATTGAGTAGACCCATTTTGCTCATCCCTCCAGATTACGATTCCTGTAAAGAGATGCTTGCTAACATTGCTTGACTCTTCCTGAACTCCCTGTTTATGAGTGCTGCAGCTGTAGTATTTGGCTTGGCACAATGCTTTGCCATTTGTCTTTGCCATAGCGTAATgcacagaggaaacacacagctgaagtcatttcattttcttgcGGTTTCACGGCTCATTTGGGGtgttgtggggaaaaaaaaaaggctttgtgtGTTGACTGCTGGGTGCGTGAgatttgtttgtaaatgtttacacTGGCACGTGCTGGGTTTCAGGACCGCGACTGCGCTCTGTCTCCAGAGGAACTGAAGGACCTGTTCAAAGTCTTTCCCTACATGCCCTGGGGCCCTGATGTCAACAACACGGTCTGCACCAACGAGCAGGGCTGGATCACGTACCAGGGCTACCTCTCTCAGTGGACGTGAGTGCTCCCCCTGCCCTCccctgacaccacacacagtgatgaCCAGTGTGGTGGCGTTTCAGACTGATGTTTACATAAGAGCTtttctgaccaatcaggagaGGATTCAGAGCAGCCTCTGAGCATGTGTTGTTGCCCCCCCCAAAATGTGATGCTGAATCAGAATTGGAAGGTTTTCCATCTCTCACAGTTAGAGAATACACACACGGTGTTTATCGTGCAGTGAGCTATGCTTTAACTGAGCAGAAAATTACAACAGCTTCGCTGACAACTTCGGCTGcctttaaataacaaaacacatggtgtcattatattattttatgGTGGAATGTATAAATCCACATAAACGTATAAAGTAGATCTGACCTCTAGGCTTCTCTAAGTGGGATCTTTTCTTATGTGGAGGTAGCTGTGCACTGATCTGAAGAGGGTCAGTGCAGTTGTCATTTTGCAGTGgtcatgtgtttctgtttctgctgaaATGACATGTTCAGGCAACTGGGCTGTTGCTCGAGTGTGATTCTCTTATACTGACATTCTAGGAGAAGAGCTTTAAATAACTGGTAATCAAGTTTAATTTTCCTACAGTCCTCTTCTTGAAAAAGAGCTTTAAATTTAGATGTACGGatgtttatatatacagtattttGCTCATTGTCATGGAGGAGAACCTTAAAATAACTGTGACTCACAGCTACTTgagtttcattctctctcacttcttttcTTACAGTAGAGCCTTGAAATAAAAGATGCTGAAgattagttttctttcattctcattttttaagtatcttttttgctgtttgtcgTAAAACGTGTTCcttttgtgttaaatttcttttaatttaaaaagaaagaaaaacatcagctCAGAGTTAGTTGAGTTGTCTTTCAAGCCAAACCATGATGCAAACTGAACCCTGGCCCTGAGACCAAGGTGTGAACAGAAGGGTGAACCGGTACACCTCTAACCCATATCTGTTTGGCCTTGGCTTTCCACTGACTGGGTGTGTGGTCTCACCTCTCCTCAGGTTAACGACGTACCTGGATGTGCAGCGCTGTTTGGAGTATCTTGGTTACCTTGGTTACTCCATCATCAATGAGCAAGAGTCTCAGGCAGCTGCCATCAcaggtttgtatgtgtgtgagtgtatctgtgtattttagttgtctgaatgtgtgtgtgtgtattttaattgtGGAGACTTCCCGTTGCAGTGACGAGGAACAAACGAATCGACCTGCAGAAGAAGCAGACCCAGCGCAGCGTGTTTCGCTGTAACGTGCTGGGAGCTCGCGGCAGTGGGAAGAGCGGATTCCTTCAGGCCTTCCTGGGTAGAAACCTGGTGGTAAATGCAGTTTCAATGTGATGTTAATTTAATTTAGCCCTAGATTCACTTCGTTTTTAAAACAGTAGTGCTCTTGGCTTTGTtgatccttttgtttttttgaagacCTGAAGTCTGGGATGTGTATGTTCTGCTGGGAGAGCAGAAAATCTAAGGacacaatatttattttatttttcagtttatttttcattaatcacCTTCCTTCTTAAGTCTTAATGTGAGATTTGTGGAGGGGATCACTGTATGATTTGTGAGTGATTTGAATGTgtaattctctgtgttttacagaagCAAAAGAGAGTACGAGACGAACACAAATCCTACTACGGCATCAGCACCACGTACGTCTACGGCCAGGAGAAGTACCTGCTGGTGAGTGGACGTCGCGAGCGACCGTCCCGTCTGTTTGACGTGCCTCGGTGCTGATCAGTGGGCGGTTCTGACTGGtccttgtctctctttcagcttCACGAGGTTCTCCCGGACTTTGAGTTCCTCTCAGAGGCTGATCTGGCGTGTGACATCGTCTGCCTGGTGTATGACATCAGCAACCCCTATTCATTTGAGTACTGCGCCAAAGcctataaggtgtgtgtgtgtctgtgtctctgtgtctctgtgtgtgtgcctctgtgtgtgtgcctctgttagtatgtgtgtatatgtgtaactGTGATGCTCACACATTTGTAAGGAGCTTATTTATCTGTATATAGATTTTCCTATGGAAGATTTTATTCTGAACCATCAAAGAACGAGTAACAGAGTTGTGTACACATAAACATTATGTTATGTAAGCATGTTGCATTTGTAAGCTATTGGGGTCAGGCTGTTGTTTGCCATTGTAACCCGCCCTCTGACCTCTGTATCCACAGAAGTACTTCATGGACAGCAAGACGCCGTGCATGATCATCGGCGCCAAGTCCGACCTGCACGAGGTCCGTCAGCACTACAGCCTCTCGCCTCTCGACTTCTGCAGGAAACACAAGCTGCACCCGCCCCAGCTCTTCACCTGCAACACGGCCGACGCGCCCAGCAAAGACATCTACACCAAACTCACCACCATGGCCATGTACCCGTGAGTAcgcccctcctctctctcctcccctgagACTGtaagccccccctcccccaccgcTCCTCAGCTCCTCGTGGGATCCTGCATGGCTCCGTTGGCTGCCTGCCcgtttcctccctccctcccttcctctctctccctctctctctctctctctctctctctctctctctctctctttttctttctctctctcgctctttctttctctctctctctggctctctccttctggctctctctctctctctctctctctctttttctttctctctttttctttctctctctctctttttctttctctctctctctttttctttctctctctcgctctttctttctctctctctctctctctctctggctctctttctctctctctctctctctctctggctctctctctctggctctcgttctctctctctggctctgtctttctcacctgttgtctttatttgttATCGGGGTTTTATTTTTAGGCAGGGGTCAGGTTTTTGTTCTCTGATCGTAGAGTTCTTATCTTCGTTTGTATCAGAATGGGGAGAATTGTATGCTGAAAATATAATTAGGGCATTGTTATGGAACagttaaaaacagacatttttaagtGTGAAAATACCACAATTGTTTACTGTATAACTTTTGAATTCTTTGCTTGCATGTACTGGAGATGTATGAGTTATGTTTTTGACTCTGTTCAGGTCGACTGAATGGCTGTCAGCACATCAGATGAACTGAAGATTAAAATTCCAGTATAGCGTGTACAATATAATTTCATCTTGTAGACTTGTTTCATGCCACAAGGATGTCCAAGCAGAGATTTGGGCAACCTGACCTTccttttattttgcacaaacaagAAACATGAGGTCCAGATTATTAAAGCAGTGctttaatatttataatattctATGCAGTTAAGGGTGCGGTATACAAGGCCCAATGTGTTAAACAAGTAATGTACACAGAATAAGGCATCTATGGGCTAGCATACTTTATAACGGACCTGGAATGGCTAGGTCCCAatgttgtatttcttttttctttcttgctttttttttttttctttgtagtgGTGCCCCTTTCTGTAAAactttgggggtggggggggggggggggggggttgttcccTTTGCCTGTCTATACTTCCTCTCTTTGTCAGCCAGTGGTTTTGAAAATGCCATGCAGCTGAAAGCAGtcgtgcttttttttccctccacccACTGCCAAAACTGGATCACTTTCATCTTCAGACCTCATCTGTTCCAGTCAAAGCAAGGAAAACGCTCCATTGTGCTGCAGTATTTCAGACTTAAGACGCACATACACCTTAACTCTCAAAAAACTAGCCTGCGAAATTTCCATTAATACTTCAAGGGTTTATGTATTTTCAGAAGCATGATTTTTCTAGCCTAATTTGTTACCCATAGctacacattttaaagagaTCTTTACTTTGATTAGTCTTAGGTATATGCTGACAGAATGGCAGAGATCCATTTCCAATCCTCTGGATGTTTTCGTATTTAAGAAATTAGGTATTTGCATCAGCTGTGCATCCGTTTACTAAATTTATGACATTTTGGaaaatgtttcttattttaGGCTGTTTTAACAAAGCTGCTGACTGCATCTCCACAAAggcttctgtttctctccatctgaaTATGAGTGGTCCTGTGTCACACGTGACCTTTGGACACGTTTCATTAGCTCTGCTTcagctctttccctctctctcttcatgtgtCCGGTCCGCAGTGCTCCCTGAGTGCGTTTTAGAGTAGAACTTCAACACACCTCTCACCTTTTCAAACAAGTCTTTCCACATTGTATTGTATGTCACTGGCAAACTTGGCCATATAAGCCTTGTTGATTCAATTGATAAACTTACGTGAGATAATGAAGTTGCTTTATTTGGAGTTTGAACTGTTCTCACGGTGTCATTCCCACCTGCACCCCTGCTCCTCCAAGCCCAATTTATCCCCACCAGGAGCGGAGAGGAGCTTGACCGTGGACACGCGGCCTTTTTGAGGGAGGCGCAGCCAGGGGACCCAGATTACGCGAGGGCCAGATTACGTGCGTGGTGCTCAGATCTGACCAGttgtctctccccccctctgtctcttctctgtgtgtctccacagTCACGCCAAGTTACGCTGCATGTGCACCTGCAACCGGTGCACCTTCTGCATCTGTCAGAACCTCCTCAACTCAGAGCTGCTGCGCTCTGTAAAGGCCAGGCTCGTCACTGCCGTTTTAAACAGGTCTATAAACTCACGGTCTGTGAaagcgcaccccccccccccctttccctctttccGCAGGTGACACTTTCGTAaacccccaaccacccccccccctggCTTCCTAACACGCTCTTCTGTCTGCATAGGACGTAGAGCCGGCAGGTTTGCCTTGCATATCCACAGTGCAAGCTTAGAAAAGTCCCAATTCAGTGACATTGTCCAGGGCCGGGTGGCCTGTTTTCCAGAACCGGTCGTGACTGATCGTTTTTGCCTGCGTTTCGTTCGGAGGCTTGGCTTAAGGCTCGACTCCttcgctgttgttgtttgtccgTCAAATCGTCGCGATTGACGAAAGAGATCAGTAAACAGAACGGTCAGTCAAAGGAAGGTTGTGACTTCCCAAACGCATAAAACCCAGCTGTATACCAGCCTGACTCACACACCCCCATGCACTTCCAAAAGCGCACATCAGAGTAGGGAGCACAGCTCAGACTCCTTATGAGTGAAGTGAGCTCCCAAATCCTTATTCAGTGCCAGCTGCAGTGTTGATGTAAATAAGACATGACGGTCCCTCTCCCATTTTCACCTCAGCCCAGAGAAACTACCCGCCAAGCCGCTTCGTCTCCTGATCCAGCCAATCAAACGAGCCCTAACCTGGATGCCGCTGTGTGGGTTTAACCCTACCGCTGGGCTAGCTAGGGAGGTAACCGTGTGCTAACCGTGCATCccgtgtgtgtctgactgggtCAGATGGATTATAAATAAGGATTGGAGTTGGGGAAAAAGCCTTTTGAGTGTTTAAAGGAAACGCATGTGAGTTGCTCGTGCTGGTGCAATATGACGTCACCGCTCCTCTGacgtgccgtgtgtgtgtgtgtgggtgagacgCCGTACTGTTGGAAGTGCATGGGGCTGTGATGTCAGATTCGTTCATCAGAGTGTCTGgtctgcactgcactgcaccaaGCCTGTGGTCAAAACAACCAGTCAGATCTGTTTCTACATACTCTGTGCATGTCTTCATTCACTAACTAACGCTCAGATATGTAAAGCCATTTAAAAggctttgtttaatttttatttttatttatttatttattttttaatgatagtACGAGCTGACTGAGAAAAGGAATCTTTCTTAAATTTTGTGATGTGGATATGCAAATGGTAAATCTGTTTGAATTTTACTAACTTTTTCGCTCTGTTAGGGAGAACTGTAGCCTCTCCTGTTGAATTTGAGACCATAGTCCATTGGCTGAGACCTCTCAGAAGGCTCCCCTGGCTGCCTTTACAGGGTGATGACGATTGATTTTTGAAGAGGTGTGCGTGACACCTCATTCAGTGAATGCAGGGGGGCTTTCTGTGACCGTCTCACTGTCCTGCTGAGGtcttttgatttttctgttttttcaaacCAGTTTTTTTTACCtcgcacatttttttttctctttggacaATTTTGATTGCTCACAAAATTGCCCAAAAcgtggtttttttgtgtgtgtgtgtgttttattgtcatcTTTTAGTTTTAACATTAAGAGTGTAACACATGCTTTCCCTGAGTGAAAATGTGTGGTTTttggttattattattgttattattttgccTTATGGTTTGATTAGACTGTCACTCCCTCCTCTGTGACGTTTAATTTCATGCTGTtgtcttgttgtgttttgtttttttcctctgtaggTGCCCATCCTCCTGTCTTTCCCTGGCCCTCTTCCTTTTCTTGCTGCATGTGTTTACTACATGCTAACAGcatgtcactctcactctctctctctctctttcttttacattaACCCTTTTCCTACCTGggttcagcttttttttttttcccttccttacCCTGAGCAGGACTGAACTGTCCTCTAAACAAAGGTGGCGTCTCACTTTGATTTTATAGATGTTTTTATCTGTCAGGGGTCTCTGCCACGTTTTAATGGGCAACTATGTGACTCTCCAGTTGAAAGACTGTCTTACATATGCTGTTCTTCCAGCTTTAGAAGGTTAACGCATTGAAAGGCGTGGCCCTGTAGAACATTAGCTTTTGAGCGATACGTATCGTGGGGTGGTTGacgctgctgtgtgtgtgtatgtgtgtgtgtgtgtgtgagaggtgatgtttcttatgcatgtgcatgttttggGGAGGTGATCTCTCGATGTCTCTGATCTGTGAGATATGAGTCCAGTGCTCCTTTCTAAGTATGCATATATTAAAGATATAGATGCTGAGTCTCAGACAACAGGGAAGATGCCAGGCTTTAATGAAGTGTGTTTGACCTTTCCTGACTCCGCTAATACACACTCGAAGACAAACACATAACTaattgggaaaaaaagggggaatttAGCGAATATATTTGTAGGAATGTCACTGGTCAGTAAAGGactttattatttaatattgatagaaatattattacattatgttgGACAACCCTGTATTAGTACTACAGTGTT is part of the Chanos chanos chromosome 13, fChaCha1.1, whole genome shotgun sequence genome and encodes:
- the rhot1a gene encoding mitochondrial Rho GTPase 1-A isoform X1; this translates as MRKDVRILLVGEPKVGKTSLIMSLVSEEFPDEVPPRAEEITIPADVTPERVPTHIVDYSEAEQSDEQLYQEISKANVICIVYAVNNKKSIEKVTSHWIPLINDRTDKDSRVPLILVGNKSDLVEHSSMETILPIMNQYSDIETCVECSAKNLKNISELFYYAQKAVLHPTGPLYCPEEREMKPSCIKALTRIFKVSDLDNDGILNDNELNFFQRTCFNMPLAPQALEDVKNVVRKNMTDGVKDNGLTLKGFLFLHTLFIQRGRHETTWTVLRRFGYDDDLELTQEYLFPLLKIPPDCTTELNHNAYLFLQSVFDKHDKDRDCALSPEELKDLFKVFPYMPWGPDVNNTVCTNEQGWITYQGYLSQWTLTTYLDVQRCLEYLGYLGYSIINEQESQAAAITVTRNKRIDLQKKQTQRSVFRCNVLGARGSGKSGFLQAFLGRNLVKQKRVRDEHKSYYGISTTYVYGQEKYLLLHEVLPDFEFLSEADLACDIVCLVYDISNPYSFEYCAKAYKKYFMDSKTPCMIIGAKSDLHEVRQHYSLSPLDFCRKHKLHPPQLFTCNTADAPSKDIYTKLTTMAMYPHAKLRCMCTCNRCTFCICQNLLNSELLRSVKARLVTAVLNRLRPFVEDVGAFLLADEESSLIHQVHAVSYVEDSIYMESSVDPFLPRHMTQADLKNSTFWLRASVGATVFAVLGFAMYKALLKQR
- the rhot1a gene encoding mitochondrial Rho GTPase 1-A isoform X2 codes for the protein MRKDVRILLVGEPKVGKTSLIMSLVSEEFPDEVPPRAEEITIPADVTPERVPTHIVDYSEAEQSDEQLYQEISKANVICIVYAVNNKKSIEKVTSHWIPLINDRTDKDSRVPLILVGNKSDLVEHSSMETILPIMNQYSDIETCVECSAKNLKNISELFYYAQKAVLHPTGPLYCPEEREMKPSCIKALTRIFKVSDLDNDGILNDNELNFFQRTCFNMPLAPQALEDVKNVVRKNMTDGVKDNGLTLKGFLFLHTLFIQRGRHETTWTVLRRFGYDDDLELTQEYLFPLLKIPPDCTTELNHNAYLFLQSVFDKHDKDRDCALSPEELKDLFKVFPYMPWGPDVNNTVCTNEQGWITYQGYLSQWTLTTYLDVQRCLEYLGYLGYSIINEQESQAAAITVTRNKRIDLQKKQTQRSVFRCNVLGARGSGKSGFLQAFLGRNLVKQKRVRDEHKSYYGISTTYVYGQEKYLLLHEVLPDFEFLSEADLACDIVCLVYDISNPYSFEYCAKAYKKYFMDSKTPCMIIGAKSDLHEVRQHYSLSPLDFCRKHKLHPPQLFTCNTADAPSKDIYTKLTTMAMYPHAKLRCMCTCNRCTFCICQNLLNSELLRSVKARLVTAVLNRHMTQADLKNSTFWLRASVGATVFAVLGFAMYKALLKQR
- the rhot1a gene encoding mitochondrial Rho GTPase 1-A isoform X3 is translated as MRKDVRILLVGEPKVGKTSLIMSLVSEEFPDEVPPRAEEITIPADVTPERVPTHIVDYSEAEQSDEQLYQEISKANVICIVYAVNNKKSIEKVTSHWIPLINDRTDKDSRVPLILVGNKSDLVEHSSMETILPIMNQYSDIETCVECSAKNLKNISELFYYAQKAVLHPTGPLYCPEEREMKPSCIKALTRIFKVSDLDNDGILNDNELNFFQRTCFNMPLAPQALEDVKNVVRKNMTDGVKDNGLTLKGFLFLHTLFIQRGRHETTWTVLRRFGYDDDLELTQEYLFPLLKIPPDCTTELNHNAYLFLQSVFDKHDKDRDCALSPEELKDLFKVFPYMPWGPDVNNTVCTNEQGWITYQGYLSQWTLTTYLDVQRCLEYLGYLGYSIINEQESQAAAITVTRNKRIDLQKKQTQRSVFRCNVLGARGSGKSGFLQAFLGRNLVKQKRVRDEHKSYYGISTTYVYGQEKYLLLHEVLPDFEFLSEADLACDIVCLVYDISNPYSFEYCAKAYKKYFMDSKTPCMIIGAKSDLHEVRQHYSLSPLDFCRKHKLHPPQLFTCNTADAPSKDIYTKLTTMAMYPHMTQADLKNSTFWLRASVGATVFAVLGFAMYKALLKQR